A window of the Virgibacillus pantothenticus genome harbors these coding sequences:
- the pruA gene encoding L-glutamate gamma-semialdehyde dehydrogenase has product MVVPYKHEPFTDFTVEENRQQMLAALEKVEKDLGKEYPLIIGGERITTEEKIISVNPAKKDEVVGYVSKANQELAEKAMQVADETFTTWRKSDPKFRADLLFRAAAIIRRRKHEFTAHLIKEGGKPWKEADADTAEAIDFLEYYGRQMLELKDGVKVNSRPIEHNQFHYIPLGVGVVISPWNFLFAIMAGTTVAAMVTGNTVLLKPASATPVIAYKFMEVLEEAGLPAGVINYIPGSGKEVGDYLVDHPRTRFVSFTGSREVGTRIFERAAVVHEGQKWLKRTIIEMGGKDTIVVDSEADLELAAQSIVQSAFGFSGQKCSACSRAVIHENVYDEVKARVAELAAKTTVGDPHDNSYYMGPVIDQAAYDKIMSYIDIGKQEGELLAGGEGDDSKGWFIKPTVFADVDPKARIMQEEIFGPVVGLTKAKNFTEAIEIANNTEYGLTGAVITNNRAHLEQAREDFHVGNLYFNRGCTAAIVGYQPFGGFNMSGTDSKAGGPDYLIHHMQGKTTSEMF; this is encoded by the coding sequence ATGGTAGTACCTTATAAGCATGAGCCGTTTACAGATTTTACAGTCGAAGAAAACAGACAGCAGATGCTAGCAGCCTTAGAAAAAGTAGAGAAAGACCTTGGCAAGGAGTACCCATTAATTATTGGTGGCGAACGCATTACGACAGAGGAAAAAATTATTTCTGTAAATCCTGCGAAAAAAGATGAAGTAGTTGGCTATGTTTCCAAAGCCAATCAAGAATTGGCTGAAAAAGCAATGCAAGTAGCAGATGAAACATTTACAACATGGCGTAAATCCGATCCGAAGTTCCGAGCTGATTTGCTATTTCGTGCAGCAGCTATTATTCGTCGCAGAAAACATGAATTTACTGCGCATTTAATAAAAGAAGGCGGTAAACCGTGGAAAGAAGCTGATGCAGATACTGCTGAAGCGATTGACTTTTTGGAATATTACGGCAGACAAATGCTTGAACTAAAAGATGGTGTAAAAGTCAATAGCCGTCCAATTGAACATAACCAATTTCATTATATACCATTAGGCGTAGGTGTTGTTATCTCACCGTGGAATTTCCTATTTGCTATCATGGCGGGAACTACTGTTGCTGCTATGGTTACTGGAAATACGGTATTATTAAAACCAGCTAGTGCGACACCAGTTATTGCATATAAATTTATGGAAGTATTAGAAGAAGCTGGTCTTCCAGCGGGTGTGATTAACTATATTCCCGGGTCTGGGAAAGAGGTCGGGGATTACTTAGTCGATCATCCCCGTACTCGTTTTGTAAGCTTTACAGGCTCACGTGAAGTAGGGACACGTATTTTTGAACGTGCAGCCGTTGTACACGAAGGGCAGAAGTGGCTAAAGCGAACGATTATCGAAATGGGTGGAAAAGATACCATTGTTGTGGACAGCGAGGCCGATTTAGAGCTAGCAGCTCAATCTATTGTTCAGTCTGCCTTTGGCTTCTCAGGTCAAAAATGTTCTGCTTGTTCTCGTGCTGTTATCCATGAGAATGTATATGACGAAGTGAAAGCACGTGTTGCAGAGTTAGCGGCGAAAACAACCGTAGGCGATCCGCATGATAATTCCTATTACATGGGACCAGTTATTGATCAAGCAGCATATGATAAGATAATGAGCTATATCGATATTGGCAAGCAAGAAGGAGAACTGCTAGCTGGCGGAGAAGGCGATGATAGCAAAGGCTGGTTCATCAAGCCAACCGTATTTGCAGATGTAGATCCAAAAGCTCGAATTATGCAGGAAGAAATATTCGGGCCAGTTGTTGGGCTAACAAAGGCGAAGAACTTTACAGAAGCGATAGAGATTGCGAATAATACCGAGTATGGATTGACAGGAGCGGTGATTACAAACAATCGCGCCCATTTAGAGCAGGCTAGAGAAGACTTCCATGTTGGAAATCTATACTTTAACCGTGGTTGTACGGCAGCGATTGTAGGCTATCAACCATTTGGCGGATTTAATATGTCTGGAACGGACTCAAAAGCAGGAGGACCAGATTACTTGATTCACCACATGCAAGGGAAAACAACTTCGGAAATGTTTTAA
- a CDS encoding helix-turn-helix domain-containing protein, with protein MTQTTHIGKKINELRKRKKITLKIISQQTGLSISFLSQLEHGKTSATLESLKKISESLGVNPSYFFSETNEKTRSAITRNIVDTTNLTENRFIYKDLSGGMKDPAFIPNLIILDPGANRGNNFSHKGQEFLYVLEGTLTIEVDDYVDVLQPYDCVFLDSSKPHYWYNKTDKPIKFLCISSTD; from the coding sequence ATGACACAAACCACACATATCGGAAAAAAAATAAATGAACTACGCAAACGAAAAAAAATAACGTTAAAAATTATCTCTCAGCAAACTGGATTATCGATTAGCTTTTTATCACAATTAGAGCATGGAAAAACATCTGCTACTTTAGAGTCACTTAAAAAAATCTCCGAATCGTTAGGAGTAAATCCTAGTTATTTTTTTAGTGAAACAAACGAAAAAACTCGTTCTGCTATTACTAGAAATATTGTAGATACGACAAATTTAACAGAGAATCGCTTTATTTATAAAGATTTATCTGGTGGGATGAAAGATCCGGCGTTTATTCCAAATTTAATTATTCTTGATCCAGGGGCAAATCGCGGAAATAATTTTTCACATAAAGGTCAGGAATTTTTGTACGTATTAGAAGGTACCCTGACGATTGAGGTAGATGATTACGTAGATGTTTTACAACCATATGACTGCGTATTTCTCGATTCTTCCAAACCACATTATTGGTATAATAAAACGGATAAGCCAATCAAATTTTTATGTATATCTTCAACCGACTAA
- a CDS encoding glycoside hydrolase family 13 protein, with protein sequence MKKIWWKEATAYQVYPRSFMDSNGDGIGDIQGVINKLDYIKDLGIDVIWLSPVYQSPNDDNGYDISDYQAIMAEFGTMEDFDQLLAEVHQRGMKLIMDLVINHTSDEHPWFIESRSSRDNPYRDYYIWHKGKNGQEPNNWASIFGGSAWEYDAKTEAYYLHVFSRKQPDLNWENPEVRQSLYDMVNWWLDKGIDGFRVDAISHIKKKSGFPDVPNPENKKYAPSFAGHMNQEGIHTFLEELKQETFANYDIMTVGEANGVTIEDAHLWVGEEQGKFNMVFQFEHLDLWGKSISGGLDIHALKQILTKWQKGLEQKGWNALFLENHDQPRSVSTWGDDKAYWQESAKCLATLYFLMQGTPFIYQGQEIGMTNVQFDSIEDYNDVSIKNLYAEELENGKSHEEIMKIIWKNGRDNSRTPMQWSNHENAGFTTGTPWLKVNPNYKQINVEDQLADPNSIYHYYRKLVQLRKENDIFVYGRYDLILEDHNQIYAYTRTQANQQVLIITNLFAEETEFVLPETVKSRNGKLLLGNYARETADSINHIQLKPYEARVYELV encoded by the coding sequence ATGAAAAAAATTTGGTGGAAAGAGGCAACCGCTTATCAAGTTTATCCACGTAGCTTTATGGATTCCAATGGCGATGGAATTGGCGATATTCAAGGTGTCATTAATAAGCTGGACTATATAAAGGATTTGGGCATTGATGTTATTTGGCTGAGCCCCGTTTACCAATCGCCAAATGATGATAATGGCTACGATATTAGTGATTATCAAGCAATAATGGCTGAATTTGGTACGATGGAAGACTTTGATCAATTATTGGCAGAAGTTCATCAACGTGGGATGAAGCTAATTATGGATTTGGTTATTAACCATACATCTGACGAACACCCTTGGTTTATTGAATCCAGATCATCAAGGGATAACCCATATCGGGATTATTATATTTGGCATAAAGGCAAAAATGGTCAGGAACCAAATAATTGGGCTTCTATATTTGGCGGGTCTGCATGGGAATATGACGCAAAAACAGAAGCCTATTATTTACATGTTTTCTCAAGAAAACAGCCTGATTTAAATTGGGAAAACCCAGAAGTACGCCAAAGCTTATATGATATGGTTAACTGGTGGCTCGATAAAGGAATTGATGGCTTCCGTGTTGATGCTATTTCTCATATTAAAAAGAAATCAGGTTTTCCGGATGTACCAAATCCAGAGAACAAAAAATATGCACCTTCATTCGCAGGTCACATGAACCAAGAAGGGATTCATACCTTTTTAGAAGAATTAAAACAAGAAACATTTGCGAACTATGATATTATGACTGTCGGCGAAGCAAATGGTGTTACAATCGAAGACGCGCATTTATGGGTTGGTGAAGAACAAGGGAAATTCAATATGGTGTTCCAATTTGAACATCTCGATCTTTGGGGCAAAAGCATTTCCGGTGGTTTAGACATTCACGCTTTGAAACAGATATTAACAAAATGGCAAAAAGGTTTAGAACAGAAGGGTTGGAATGCTTTATTCTTAGAAAACCATGACCAGCCTCGCTCTGTATCTACTTGGGGAGATGACAAAGCGTATTGGCAGGAATCTGCAAAATGTCTAGCTACACTTTACTTCTTGATGCAAGGGACACCATTTATTTACCAGGGTCAAGAAATCGGTATGACCAATGTGCAATTTGATTCTATTGAAGATTATAATGATGTTTCCATCAAAAATCTATACGCTGAAGAGCTGGAAAATGGCAAAAGTCACGAAGAGATTATGAAAATTATTTGGAAAAACGGTCGCGATAATTCAAGAACACCAATGCAGTGGAGTAACCATGAAAATGCTGGCTTTACTACAGGAACACCATGGCTTAAGGTGAATCCAAACTATAAGCAAATTAATGTCGAAGATCAACTAGCTGACCCAAATTCGATCTATCATTATTATCGTAAATTGGTTCAGTTAAGAAAGGAAAATGACATATTTGTTTATGGACGTTATGACCTTATTTTAGAAGACCACAATCAAATATATGCTTATACAAGAACGCAAGCTAATCAACAAGTATTAATCATTACAAATCTATTTGCTGAAGAAACGGAGTTTGTTTTACCTGAGACTGTTAAATCAAGAAATGGCAAACTGCTGCTTGGCAATTATGCTAGGGAAACAGCTGATTCAATCAATCATATTCAGTTAAAACCATATGAAGCTAGAGTGTATGAATTAGTATAA
- a CDS encoding helix-turn-helix domain-containing protein — protein sequence MIGTKKWKERIIINLNNIGAKIKQMRLRAKKTQQQVADECGISKSLLSKIENGQTASAIATLSKISEALKVPLSWLLDDHEDRDLVLLPRNKRQFKVGDDNMGYSYELLANRSQFTGVEPTIVHVTPRDMNVREESYTHSQDEFIYVLEGAIHLRYEGKKHYMEQGDSAYFKGDKPHLFIPVNNEPARVLTIFIDNNL from the coding sequence ATGATAGGGACTAAAAAGTGGAAGGAGAGAATTATCATAAATCTGAATAATATTGGTGCAAAAATAAAACAAATGCGTTTACGGGCAAAGAAAACACAGCAACAGGTTGCAGATGAATGTGGCATATCAAAAAGTTTGCTATCTAAAATAGAAAATGGGCAAACAGCATCAGCGATTGCTACATTATCTAAAATAAGTGAAGCATTAAAGGTTCCGTTATCGTGGCTACTAGATGATCACGAAGATCGTGATCTCGTACTACTTCCTCGCAACAAACGACAATTTAAGGTGGGAGACGATAACATGGGATATTCCTATGAATTGCTGGCTAATCGCTCCCAGTTTACAGGAGTTGAGCCGACCATTGTTCATGTTACACCAAGAGATATGAATGTGAGAGAAGAGTCTTATACCCATTCCCAAGATGAATTTATCTATGTTTTGGAAGGCGCTATCCATTTGCGTTATGAAGGTAAAAAACACTATATGGAACAAGGCGATAGTGCCTATTTTAAAGGGGATAAACCCCATTTGTTTATTCCAGTCAATAATGAGCCAGCACGAGTGCTGACCATTTTCATTGATAATAATCTGTAA
- a CDS encoding endonuclease/exonuclease/phosphatase family protein yields MKILTLNCHSWQEEAQLEKLAILAQTIHKQFYDVIALQEVSQSIAARRISGELKEDNFILLLQQELQALGSTYEFVWDYAHIAYDQYEEGIALLTKHKVISKQSFFVSESEDLSYWKTRKAVGMTIDIDGKVLDFYSCHMGWWNDESEPFRRQMDQLVHCVSNGRPHFLAGDFNNEAAAENEGYDYIQQLGYYDTYQLAKEKDAGITVQGDIAGWTNSNPEKRIDYIFSSEKVNVIRSQVVFNGSNLPIISDHFGIEATIVL; encoded by the coding sequence GTGAAGATATTAACGTTAAATTGCCATTCTTGGCAGGAAGAAGCGCAATTAGAAAAACTGGCTATTTTAGCACAAACGATTCATAAACAATTCTACGATGTAATTGCATTGCAGGAAGTAAGTCAGTCCATTGCAGCTAGGCGTATAAGCGGAGAGTTAAAAGAAGATAACTTTATTCTTTTGTTACAGCAGGAATTACAAGCGTTAGGATCCACTTATGAATTTGTCTGGGACTATGCACATATCGCCTATGACCAGTATGAAGAAGGAATTGCTTTATTAACGAAGCACAAGGTGATCAGCAAGCAGTCATTTTTTGTAAGCGAGAGTGAAGATCTGTCCTATTGGAAAACTCGGAAAGCAGTTGGCATGACCATTGATATAGACGGAAAAGTGCTTGATTTTTATTCCTGTCATATGGGGTGGTGGAATGATGAGTCCGAGCCTTTTCGGAGGCAAATGGATCAATTGGTACACTGTGTCTCTAATGGCCGCCCCCATTTCTTAGCTGGTGATTTTAATAATGAAGCTGCAGCAGAAAATGAAGGATATGACTATATTCAACAGCTAGGTTATTACGATACGTATCAATTGGCAAAAGAAAAGGATGCTGGTATCACTGTACAGGGGGATATTGCAGGCTGGACAAATAGCAATCCGGAAAAGCGCATTGATTATATTTTTTCTTCTGAGAAGGTAAACGTTATTCGTTCCCAAGTCGTTTTTAATGGATCAAATTTGCCAATTATTTCTGATCATTTTGGGATTGAGGCAACTATTGTGTTGTAA